In one window of Plasmodium cynomolgi strain B DNA, chromosome 13, whole genome shotgun sequence DNA:
- a CDS encoding leucine-rich repeat protein (putative) produces the protein MDAPKEEEEEYLKLIKFSNNVEFKTNEEIDVLEICMEKSINLKIIQFFVNIKELYLIKNNISDVTPLLECTNLRVLFLQINKIRSVLGLGKLKKLEKLNLFSNELTERGIDLGENKHLHYIDLSDNALESIDFFWCTTSFVHINLANNRIRNLDPLRNNANLEHLNVSGNRLERFEDVQALRLLPNIKELYLSSIYYRSNTLLGSLLYKHYFCTNFPNLRILDHQVVSSQDRKLTAQDMETLKSISDFKRNFIEEKYIKEKHHLLFINNKNLFYLNEVFWPIHFYFNMEGTPFDASTQGEHERMAEIKREVSFLLSAYTSRFNYIMRRLKEERDLQIKYLSTSMNSYFNIFFQVVTKHQAEYTQVEDLLKRNFSAESLKSYFVEDIKIESIVKVKKLNHGCLDALIEDHLNSVVYKKNLLFLHPYNYCKINDHFDFDEKELVVEDPERKKFFEKNFVCSCRSLSHVLKTAIRTFLAEDQDDLVNLKKKIVRSKKFDFPPVRIYVVESYFFPNEHKEVTAYSSTGGREDKEKKEESKFKIYYTQPRHTNLKFIVNVSLVSGGGAVSRGGVVSGGGAVSRGAVVSGGGAVSRGAVVSGGEAVSRGAVVSGGEAVSRGAVVSGGAVVRKGNSLTRIGTEKKGNPPKKNFDVDLLNCIKIQNTVDTTPNESHAKKKLKKDFYEYLLTFNSINFFYVTKYFIKLSKIICEIKKCVSILLARCNLKYLLPLSVKHFQDKVEVTLPDHISTLEKKRLDFVRLVRESSLGGASPTTDTTFATATEDEADSKAHAEKEALHLNSFHIYKLNLRVIRGFFKNLKKLCLVNNNISDLGVFFHCGEEDIDSLLHLDLSFNCIKTLAPICSKFRKLVHLDISFNCICDYVEIVLFSRNHKEVESLSLVGNSLYVKPSHQVFVHRIFPRIVWLNGVRVTCSEEFDLEAHCSVESPWGDVPSSERHAIIPKEPEPKCSDYLNKVEVVTMSDLYTPLPMYDFSVMPKLKELNLENNGMESVDDLKLPTSLLKLNLRNNKLKSINFLKSNLNVEILILDKNHLVTIDMVNSLKRLKVLRCAHNQVETIPLMENAELVELNLHDNLIEDITHLVLMRKKKSIRCINLYNNKINFPNLELYIIHTFRNLVILNDSYIERGEHVDLFFKKIYTLNVFHNLHNLLPPYTSLRILEIKNLKIRSIMFRISNENFFNLERLDLSNNLLSSISNVGPLDSLKVLLLNNNKHISDESFTGPDERNVLNSFKSLEELDISSCMLSRTDFLSKCTHLKNLKSLNLEGNNIHTVKNLFHLESLLDFNLSNNKVSKLHYDSFPPQLQRLSLSNNLIRNLAPLRTLQKLEVLDLRVNRIDNVEEFTSLRDLHKLKILYLNGNRKIKEHFPNIRDILKQVGTFDDKVVREHEEMMQHMSSEMKECVRGDREANAREPRVEVHKGATKEVTREVTREVTREVTRDVVMDNTRDVARDAFRDTKWGVPRKGVAPRAQVSGPLKVKNVCPLVGVPLCVPTTHPSLMTQRP, from the exons ATGGATGCCccaaaggaagaggagga GGAATACTTAAAGCTGATAAAATTCTCCAACAATGTTGAGTTCAAGACAAACGAGGAGATAGACGTGTTGGAAATTTGCATGGAGAAATCCAtcaatttgaaaataatccaattttttgttaacataAAGGAATTGtacttaataaaaaataacatctcTGATGTAACCCCCTTGTTGGAGTGCACAAATCTGAGGGtcttatttttgcaaattaataaaataaggaGCGTCCTAG GGCTGGGGAAGCTGAAGAAGCTGGAGAAACTGAACCTGTTCAGCAATGAACTCACGGAGAGAGGCATCGACCTGGGAGAGAACAAACACTTGCACTACATCGACCTGAGCGACAACGCACTAGAAAGTATCGACTTCTTCTGGTGCACCACTTCTTTTGTGCACATCAATTTGGCCAACAACCGGATTCGAAACCTAGATCCCCTGCGCAATAATGCAAACTTGGAGCACCTAAATGTCAGCGGGAATAG GCTCGAACGCTTTGAAGACGTACAGGCGCTCCGCCTGCTGCCGAACATTAAGGAGCTGTACCTCAGTTCGATCTACTACA GAAGCAACACCCTGTTGGGGAGTCTACTCTACAAGCACTACTTCTGCAccaattttccaaatttacGG ATATTAGACCACCAAGTGGTGAGCAGCCAGGACAGAAAGCTAACCGCGCAGGACATGGAAACACTCAAAAGCATCTCTGACTTTAAAAGGAATTTTAtcgaagaaaaatacataaaggaaaaacaccACCTCCTGTTCattaacaacaaaaatttattttacctgAATGAAGTTTTCTGGccaattcatttttacttcaaCATGGAGGGGACTCCATTTGATGCT aGTACCCAGGGGGAACACGAGCGGATGGCAGAGATAAAACGGGAGGTATCCTTTTTGCTGAGCGCGTACACCTCCAG ATTTAACTACATCATGCGGAGGCtgaaggaggagagggaCCTGCAAATAAAATATCTCTCCACGTCGATGAATTCTtatttcaacatttttttccaagtcgTGACGAAGCATCAAGCAGA GTACACCCAAGTCGAGGACTTACTGAAGCGGAACTTCAGCGCGGAGTCGCTAAAGAGTTACTTTGTGgaggacataaaaattgaaagcatagtaaaggtgaagaagctcAACCATGGCTGCCTGGACGCGTTAAT CGAAGACCACCTGAACAGCGtggtttataaaaaaaatttgctcttCCTGCACCCGTACAAtta CTGCAAAATTAACGACCACTTCGATTTTGACGAGAAGGAACTTGTGGTGGAGGACCCGGAGAGGAAAAAGTTCTTCGAGAAGAACTTCGTCTGTTCGTGCCGCAGCTTGAGCCACGTGTTGAAGACGGCCATTAG GACATTCCTCGCGGAGGATCAGGACGACTTG GTGAAcctgaagaagaaaattgtgCGAAGCAAAAAGTTCGATTTTCCCCCAGTCCGCATATACGTGGTGGAGAGTTACTTCTTCCCGAATGAGCACAAAGAAGTGACGGCCTACAGCTCGACCGGAGGTCGAGaagacaaagaaaaaaaggaggagtctaaatttaaaatatattacaccCAGCCAAGACACACCAACTTGAAATTCATAGTCAACGTCAGTTTGGTGAGTGGAGGGGGGGCGGTGAGTAGAGGTGGCGTGGTGAGTGGAGGCGGAGCGGTGAGTAGAGGTGCTGTGGTGAGTGGAGGCGGAGCGGTGAGTAGAGGTGCTGTGGTGAGtggcggtgaagcggtgagtAGAGGTGCCGTGGTGAGtggcggtgaagcggtgagtAGAGGTGCCGTGGTGAGTGGCGGTGCCGTGGTGAGAAAGGGAAACTCGCTCACAAGGATaggcacagaaaaaaaagggaaccccccaaaaaaaaacttcgaCGTGGACCTCCTgaattgtataaaaatacaaaataccGTGGATACTACTCCAAATGAAtcacatgcaaaaaaaaaactcaaaaaagatttttacgAATATCTTTTAACTTTTAATTCGATTAACTTCTTTTATGTcacgaaatattttataaaattgagtaaaataatttgtgaGATCAAGAAGTGTGTGTCCATTCTATTGGCTAGATGTAATTTGAAGTACCTGCTTCCCTTGAGTGTTAAGCATTTCCAAGACAAGGTAGAAGTAACTTTACCTGATCATATTTCTACATTGGAGAAGAAGAGGTTGGATTTTGTTCGCCTCGTTAGAGAGTCGTCTTTAGGTGGGGCCTCTCCCACTACGGACACTACCTTTGCAACAGCTACAGAAGACGAGGCGGACAGCAAAGCGCACGCCGAAAAGGAGGCTCTACACCTTAACAGCTTCCACATATATAAACTAAATTTGCGAGTGATACGgggcttttttaaaaatttaaaaaaattatgtctAGTTAATAACAATATCAGCGACTTGGGTGTGTTTTTTCATTGTGGGGAAGAGGACATAGATTCTTTACTGCACCTCGACCTTTCCTTTAATTGTATCAAGACTCTTGCCCCGATATGCAGCAAATTCAGAAAGTTAGTGCACTTGGATATATCCTTCAACTGTATTTGTGATTACGTCGAAATTGTTCTGTTCAGTCGGAACCATAAGGAGGTGGAGTCGCTGTCACTTGTTGGCAACTCGCTCTATGTGAAGCCCTCGCACCAGGTGTTTGTGCATCGGATTTTCCCTCGCATCGTATGGCTCAACGGGGTGCGCGTGACCTGCAGTGAGGAGTTCGATTTGGAAGCGCACTGCTCGGTCGAGAGTCCCTGGGGCGACG TCCCGAGCAGCGAGAGACACGCCATCATTCCCAAGGAGCCAGAACCAAAGTGCAGCGACTACCTAAATAAAGTGGAAGTAGTAACCATGTCAGATCTATACACCCCGCTACCCATGTACGACTTCTCCGTCATGCCCAAATTGAAAGAATTAAATTTGGAGAACAACGGAATGGAGAGTGTAGATGACCTCAAACTACCAACGAGTTTACTTAAGCTCAACTTGAGAaacaacaaattaaaaagcatcaactttttaaaaagtaactTAAATGTAGAAATTCTCATTTTGGATAAAAATCACCTCGTAACTATCGACATGGtgaattctttaaaaaggcTAAAGGTACTTAGATGTGCTCACAACCAAGTAGAGACGATCCCATTAATGGAAAATGCAGAGCTGGTTGAACTAAACCTACACGATAATTTGATAGAAGATATAACGCACCTGGTtctgatgagaaaaaaaaagtctatTAGATGTATCAACCTTtacaacaacaaaataaatttccccAATTTAGAACTGTACATAATCCACACGTTCAGAAATTTGGTCATCTTAAATGATAGCTATATAGAGAGAGGAGAGCATGtggatttgttttttaaaaaaatttacactcTCAACgtttttcataatttgcaTAATTTATTACCTCCGTATACTTCCTTGAGGATTctggaaattaaaaatttgaaaattcgAAGTATCATGTTTCGTATCAGTAatgagaattttttcaacttggAGCGCCTCGACTTGTCTAACAACCTGCTCAGCAGCATCTCCAACGTGGGACCTCTGGACTCTCTCAAG GTCCTCCTCCTAAACAACAACAAACACATCAGCGACGAGTCCTTCACGGGGCCGGACGAAAGGAACGTCCTGAACTCTTTTAAATCACTGGAG GAATTAGACATTAGCTCCTGCATGCTGAGCAGAACGGACTTCCTCAGCAAGTGCACCCATTTGAAAAACTTGAAGAGCCTCAACTTGGAGGGAAATAACATCCACACAGTGAAGAATCTGTTCCACTTGGAGAGTCTCCTCGACTTTAATTTATCAAACAACAAGGTGTCGAAGTTGCACTATGATTCGTTTCCTCCCCAGTTGCAGCGGCTCAGTCTGTCCAATAACTTGATCAG GAACCTGGCCCCACTGCGGACGCTGCAAAAATTGGAAGTCTTGGACCTGCGCGTTAACCGAATCGACAACGTTGAAGAGTTCACCTCATTAAGGGATCTGCATAAGTTAAAAATTCTTTACCTAAATGGAAACAGGAAAATAAAGGAACACTTCCCCAATATTAGGGACATTCTCAAGCAAGTAGGTACCTTCGATGATAAGGTAGTGAGAGAGCATGAGGAGATGATGCAGCATATGTCGTCAGAGATGAAGGAATGCGTTAGGGGCGATCGGGAGGCAAATGCGAGGGAGCCGCGGGTGGAGGTTCACAAGGGTGCAACGAAGGAGGTCACAAGGGAGGTCACAAGGGAGGTCACAAGGGAGGTCACAAGGGATGTCGTTATGGATAACACCAGGGATGTCGCCAGGGATGCCTTTAGGGATACGAAATGGGGGGTGCCTAGAAAAGGGGTGGCCCCCCGCGCGCAGGTGAGTGGCCCCCtcaaagtgaaaaatgtcTGTCCCTTAGTTGGCGTTCCATTGTGTGTTCCTACCACGCACCCGTCCTTGATGACGCAGCGTCCTTGA
- a CDS encoding hypothetical protein (putative) translates to MEGGESRQAHMGPGSGSQEHPETQEHLETQEHPETQEHPETQELPETEGSIAPTAAVPPQSAQALTPDHQQIVDALYDTWSNDQERRKEAERVLNEYEKEEQFILYLLDICCLTEVHNNVRKLAVIYSKNLVSRFWNCKDLFHFSTDIKKMVKEKILVILANRSTVSYYYKEFSLLLRKVARYELVHNFPQLLQFFLQELSTHGGNPNSFGTPGPFDCLPTVDSLSSLYTYMYLLYKVLREQYSKKLLKDKKETYLISQQFIDCLYPIWENILNVYFQCSLNEACMCGSEGTCNKCFGEYSAVMELEGKLTFERKVERAQKVAFDQKLTSEQKVECAQKMTLAPKMTPAPGVSCAEWVPVEGGGSSDAHYAGEASAGGSDAYCCRFNAESDKKVRILKFVDSVLLNLIISRDDVQRERGRIYPSGEGRLQGGRFHEGGHPKPDDHSQPDYHPQQDGHSQPDGHPQPSDHPQPDGPPQPDGECALRKKTFLQCLANKTIFYLKFVRRDSPLYYLKYLKFLLSSFLHIIEFQSALHEYIKKDITEQFICLFLKKHLSKDIYINSDCYDVKFFDIINTCIVILRSLFYHFCLSQYNLIKQKKVRENYLTVKSMINNQSTFCDTFTEKTDLETKIINTVVVNINNLESENKKGRVNKNYTFRDILTYIREEVKYALTSDDYILMHNQKALEIFEFLRTHCINMSTEQIMDIVLNVKDKDGHVVEENMFYSSARECIIEIASEPFLFSIFSHFFEPLINSLHNYVHMIKSVPDKLKDLQVPEFSESIIELDGYLNIYYLLYSSLHKKIKAEHILCMIQFFTDYLSIEFTHPLVSYRIALILKVWIKNYKASFPFIDEVTVLIYENIRLLYMHLSPKCVVGSLLRTRPSSSCGLGERDAPPPENHYAAMSFNFLPLVCFKFVCLFNYIFKYEYVYENYDFINEILIAYPKSIQKILQILSHIVFISNKEKDITIFKDNYNFLLDLYKSSNLSIKEYMLNILVQILNKNYEFGCGLMEFIPQGGRGRHEVATGSANINTRGDENHSQSGPPHGYYPPHGGVPNKGGEDYVLFHFSLDVIAYTILGRKGIDQVSHPGEGRQYLLDLRALPPCGGDNYYSVPQLTNEVNLYVDQTISDSFYTLWLCNLKIISKLFSAKNEEIIKRVCSLYVRTVHVISEHFKRKASKETTHEMSSSCFDVLMEYMCLFILHETHTFYLTYESVSTNVLTNEILKPQLLAIVRNNFTLDDEGNTERCIYLLHVCMGLYKNRLKDDMPILYIYVTNFVIIYLLKVVLKYMEKLFPVYTCFEGSPRGGRSSERGSERESEKGSTGALHGERGGGEIRGGSLLQGERHRGSLLQGEKPAELLSQAETHASKTDKEGATHHKCMTHNKRQTKYIYDNVVSYQREEIFDTHFGILQSDLKQLLGMEYLKDYDLGEAFKNYNFNTVNEDNYPYVNKHTVLTLIAILSLDESNLLHYILICFLVYFRINVPLFLSSIFYQAQYIHNKSVMMAFLLFIYVLTENYLFRDFVPSLVRSHLPTTCSSSTPYLEGLLYDRNKHADLFACTREDNTFLIIQLLKLINTVLNTRRDIYIEKKNILHLNTVSSNLSATKMYHSAGYNCVMRGVLKYDDLPGVCNRALDNVLTFLRDVKDLDDGNATSAIVNYLRENVEGMNVALVDMYKKYLGYQ, encoded by the exons atggaggggggggagagtcGCCAGGCCCACATGGGCCCAGGGAGTGGGTCGCAGGAACATCCCGAAACGCAGGAACATCTCGAAACGCAGGAGCATCCCGAAACGCAGGAGCATCCCGAAACGCAGGAACTTCCCGAAACGGAGGGATCGATTGCGCCGACTGCTGCGGTTCCCCCGCAAAGTGCTCAGGCACTCACCCCTGACCACCAGCAAATCGTAGACGCGCTGTACGACACGTGGTCGAACGACCAGGAACGCAGAAAAGAGGCCGAGAGAGTCCTAAACGAatacgaaaaggaagagcaGTTCATTCTCTACCTACTAGACATATGCTGCCTCACAGAGGTGCACAATAATGTGCGTAAGTTGGCTGTCATTTACTCCAAAAATTTGGTGAGTCGCTTCTGGAATTGTAAGgatcttttccattttagtaccgatataaagaaaatggtcaaggagaaaattttGGTTATTCTAGCCAACCGGAGTACCGTGAGCTACTACTACAAGGAGTTCTCACTCCTTCTGAGGAAGGTGGCTAGATATGAGTTGGTGCATAATTTCCCCCAGCTGCTGCAGTTCTTCCTTCAGGAGTTGAGTACGCATGGGGGGAACCCAAACAGCTTCGGCACCCCTGGCCCTTTCGACTGTCTCCCCACCGTGGACAGCCTGTCCAGCCTATACACGTACATGTACCTGCTGTACAAGGTGCTCCGGGAGCAGTACAGTAAGAAGCTGCTAAAAGATAAGAAGGAAACCTACCTCATTTCACAACAGTTTATCGACTGCCTCTaccccatttgggaaaatatCTTGAACGTATATTTTCAGTGCAGCCTGAACGAGGCGTGTATGTGTGGCAGTGAAGGGACGTGCAATAAGTGCTTTGGGGAGTACAGCGCTGTGATGGAGCTTGAGGGGAAGCTCACGTTCGAGCGGAAGGTGGAGCGCGCTCAGAAGGTGGCGTTCGATCAGAAGCTGACGTCCGAGCAGAAGGTGGAGTGCGCTCAGAAGATGACGCTCGCGCCGAAGATGACGCCCGCGCCGGGTGTGAGTTGCGCCGAATGGGTGCCCGTCGAGGGGGGCGGGTCCAGTGACGCGCATTACGCGGGGGAAGCGTCCGCAGGGGGAAGCGACGCCTACTGCTGCCGCTTTAACGCCGAAAGCGACAAAAAGGTGAGGATCCTTAAATTCGTGGACAGCGTTCTGCTTAACCTGATTATTAGTAGAGATGACGTTCAGAGGGAGCGGGGGAGAATCTACCCCTCGGGGGAGGGTCGCCTACAGGGTGGTCGCTTCCATGAGGGTGGTCACCCCAAACCGGATGATCACTCCCAACCGGATTATCACCCCCAACAGGATGGTCACTCCCAACCGGATGGCCACCCCCAACCGAGTGATCACCCCCAACCGGATGGCCCCCCCCAACCGGATGGAGAGTGCGCCCTGCGAAAGAAGACCTTCCTACAGTGCCTGGCCAATAAAACTATCTTCTACCTCAAGTTTGTGCGGAGGGATTCACCGCTGTACTATCTGAAATATTTGAAATTCCTGCTGAGTAGCTTCCTTCACATTATTGAATTTCAGAGTGCCTTACatgagtatataaaaaaagatatcaCGGAGCAGTTTATCTGCCTTTTCTTAAAGAAGCATCTAAGTAaagatatatacataaacagTGACTGCTACGAtgtcaaattttttgatattattaatacatGTATTGTAATTCTAAGGAGTTTGTTCTACCATTTCTGTCTAAGTCAATACAACCTaatcaaacaaaaaaaagtgagagaGAATTACCTAACAGTAAAAAGTATGATTAATAATCAAAGTACCTTTTGCGATACGTTTACTGAAAAAACGGATCtagaaacaaaaattattaacactGTTGTGGTGAATATTAACAACCTGGAgagtgaaaacaaaaaagggagagtaaataaaaattatacctTTAGGGATATACTGACTTATATACGGGAGGAGGTAAAATATGCACTGACTAGTGacgattatattttaatgcaTAATCAGAAGGCTCTTGAAATATTCGAATTTTTGAGAACGCATTGTATTAATATGTCTACTGAACAAATTATGGATATCGTGCTGAACGTTAAGGACAAGGATGGACATGTAGTGGAAGAAAATATGTTCTACTCCTCTGCAAGAGAATGTATTATCGAAATCGCATCTgagccttttttgttttcaatttttagtCACTTTTTTGAGCCCTTAATTAATTCTCTACATAATTATGTTCATATGATTAAGTCCGTTCCGGACAAGTTGAAGGATCTACAGGTTCCAGAATTTTCTGAATCCATTATTGAGTTGGATGGATACTTAAATATTTACTACTTGTTATATTCATctctacataaaaaaataaaagcagaGCATATCCTTTGCATGATTCAGTTTTTCACTGACTATTTGTCGATTGAGTTTACTCACCCCTTAGTCAGTTACCGAATTGCTTTAATATTAAAAGTGTGGATTAAAAATTACAAGGCTTCCTTTCCCTTCATTGATGAAGTGACTGTTCTCATTTATGAGAATATCCGTTTGCTGTACATGCACTTATCTCCCAAGTGTGTTGTGGGTTCTTTGCTTCGAACGAGACCCTCATCATCATGTGGCTTGGGCGAGAGGGACGCTCCTCCCCCGGAAAACCACTACGCCGCTATGTCGTTCAACTTCCTCCCTCTCGTctgcttcaaatttgtttgcTTGTTTAACTACATATTTAAGTATGAGTATGTGTACGAGAACTACGACTTTATTAACGAGATTCTG ATCGCCTACCCAAAGAGCATCCAAAAAATCCTGCAGATCCTCAGCCACATCGTCTTCATCAGCAACAAAGAAAAGGACATAACCATTTTTAAGGATAATTACAATTTCCTTCTGGACCTCTACAAGAGCAGCAACCTTTCCATAAAGGAATACATGCTTAACATCCTCGTGCAGATACTGAACAAGAATTACGAGTTTGGCTGTGGCCTGATGGAGTTCATCCCCCAAGGAGGCCGAGGACGCCACGAAGTAGCTACCGGCTCTGCTAACATAAACACTCGTGGTGATGAAAACCACAGCCAGAGTGGCCCCCCCCACGGTTATTACCCCCCCCATGGGGGTGTTCCCAACAAAGGGGGCGAAGATTACGTACTATTTCACTTCAGCTTAGACGTAATAGCATATACCATACTGGGGAGGAAAGGTATCGATCAGGTTTCTCACCCAGGTGAAGGTAGACAGTACCTTCTGGACCTGCGCGCTCTCCCCCCGTGCGGAGGAGACAACTACTACTCCGTTCCGCAGCTAACCAACGAAGTAAATTTGTATGTAGACCAAACCATTAGCGATAGCTTCTACACCCTGTGGTTGTGCAATTTGAAAATCATctctaaattattttccgcAAAGAATGAGGAGATAATCAAGAGAGTGTGTTCTTTGTATGTACGGACGGTCCACGTGATAAGCGAGCACTTTAAGAGGAAGGCTTCAAAAGAGACGACGCACGAAATGAGCAGCTCCTGCTTTGATGTCCTCATGGAATACATGTGTCTGTTCATCCTTCACGAGACTCACACTTTTTACTTAACATACGAATCAGTCTCGACCAACGTGCTGACTAACGAAATTTTGAAACCTCAATTGCTAGCTATTGTTAGAAATAACTTTACCCTGGATGATGAAGGGAACACGGAGAGATGCATCTACCTTCTACACGTCTGCATGGGGTTGTATAAAAACAGACTGAAGGATGACATGCCCATTctttacatatatgtaacaAATTTTGTGATCATATATTTACTGAAGGTGGTGTTGAAGTACATGGAGAAGCTCTTCCCTGTGTATACATGCTTTGAGGGGTCTCCCAGGGGGGGTAGGAGCAGCGAGAGGGGAAGCGAAAGGGAAAGTGAAAAGGGTAGCACAGGGGCTCTGCACGGAGAGAGGGGCGGAGGGGAGATACGTGGCGGAAGCCTCCTGCAGGGGGAGAGACACCGCGGAAGCCTCCtgcagggggagaagcccgCAGAGCTGCTCTCCCAAGCAGAGACACACGCATCGAAGACGGATAAGGAAGGTGCAACCCACCACAAATGCATGACGCATAATAAAAGGCAAACGAAGTACATATACGACAATGTGGTGTCCTATCAGCGTGAAGAAATTTTCGATACCCACTTTGGCATCCTACAGAGTGATTTGAAGCAACTTCTAGGGATGGAATACCTAAAGGACTACGACCTTGGAGAGGCTTTCAAAAATTACAACTTCAACACAGTCAACGAGGATAATTATCCCTATGTGAACAAACACACGGTGCTTACACTGATAGCTATTTTATCACTAGACGAATCGAATCTCctccattatattttaatttgtttcctAGTGTACTTTCGAATTAATGTGCCACTGTTCCTCTCCTCCATCTTTTATCAAGCCCAATACATACACAACAAGAGTGTCATGATGGCATTCCTTCTGTTCATTTATGTACTCACAGAGAATTACCTTTTTCGTGACTTTGTACCCTCCCTTGTTAGATCCCATTTACCAACCACCTGTAGTAGTAGCACCCCCTACCTGGAAGGACTCCTCTACGACAGGAACAAACATGCTGATTTGTTCGCCTGCACAAGGGAGGACAACacatttctcatcatacaacTCCTTAAGCTGATTAATACAGTGCTGAACACGAGGAGGGATATTTATATTGAGAAGAAGAATATCCTGCACTTGAATACCGTTTCGTCCAACTTGAGCGCAACGAAAATGTATCACTCCGCTGGCTACAACTGCGTCATGCGCGGAGTGCTCAAGTACGACGACCTCCCGG GCGTGTGCAACAGAGCCCTCGATAACGTCCTGACCTTCCTGCGGGACGTGAAGGACCTGGACGACGGGAACGCGACAAGCGCCATTGTTAACTACTTGCGGGAAAACGTGGAGGGCATGAACGTCGCCCTCGTCGACATGTACAAGAAGTACTTGGGTTATCAATAG